ctccagaactgctctgagactcacttcatgagcatttgaccgtttcatttgagaaaaactatcctcatatcatatacacacagaaatgtaaaggtattcacggcaacccgtcaaaataaaagttcggtttcacttgaagacattgggcagaacgtaatagactactactattaaaaccttatctttaaggaataatcatacgatgtcttcaatgttattatcaatattagatcccctttattttccaaaaaataagatttgtttaatttttattcattaaaataaaaattaaaggaatgtttttatgtcgggaaaaacataaaacattgcaTCATTgctatatgtattttaagtcattttaaaggctattATTCACTtgcatctatttttattaccacaaaaaaattaattataattatagggccctatgaaatcagttttatttccaaataaaatttccattgtttttccattttcatttttctatactCTGTTTTAATGGATAAATtcctttttattaatcaaaaagcctgtctaattaattgagttttacagttttatctttaccattattttctggattccattagTAGACTAGAACATGTGGATATGTTGTCATTCTCACACTATAATACTGaactttgatttcagtgatttggacTATGAGATGGATTCTTGCActctgttgcactttacttttgctttaaaaaaaggatTTCATAGAAATGTGGATTTCGTttggtttaattaaatatagtttaataaaatatttttttgtgtgggaAATTAATCGTTTAGATTAATCGATAAATTAGTCGATAGATTcatctaaataaatatagtCATTAGTGGCAGCCCtagtaaaaatctattcatatatgctCCAACAAcgaactgttccaattatacacttattttcagaTAGCTATGAGAAGCATTATACATGGGTTGTATAGACCCATATGCATGCGGTTGTCGAACTGTAGTAAAGCTTTAATCatgataaaaccgtatattaaaagctaacagaagcagtagcatttacagataacagcgtatctaaaagtatgagacgacaacaaacaaaaaaaaaacataccattgagagccgtgcttgcacaggttctgcgcgatcctctttaGACGTGCACTAGAGGCGGTTttgccaatcacaacacactggagtCCAtcgcgtatttctgagggaggggtttcataaaagcaggaaatgatcagcgcGTTCAtaagagaagggacagagcggtgtagaataaaggtcaattatgtgaaaaataatgcgtttttttttgttctttgattaacaaaCATCCCAGCAGctgggttattaggttatttggctcttatttctttaagagctgccgctgctaaATGTGAcacggatctgacacgcatcgtgTTTTCTCACaactttttataatatataattgcgctttaatataaaaatataaagcacacCGGtgcacacattttatttaatcgaaacacaataaaacagtaatattgtgaaatattattgcattttaaaataactgttttctttttttaatatattttaaaatgcagtttattcctgtaatgcacagctgaattttcagcatcaatactccagtcttcagtgtcacatgatcctgtagaaatcattctaatatgttgatttgctgctcaagaaacatttactattattatcaaCGTTGAAAATGTTGTGGTACTTcatatttgaataaaacaattaatttcttaaaataattacTGGCCCAAACTTAAGTGCTTTAAAGaaagatgatttaaaaaaaaaaaaagaaataataaaaaaagcatagaaattaaatttaaataattataatgaaataaatatacatatgtaatgtaaatggcatgtaaaatatttacaaattattttagcttcacaaaatatttaatatccaTTGACAAGGCTGTCCTCAGACTTTGGAACTGACACAAAACACCGCAAAAAGGTTAGTTGGCCAAACGTTATGTTATCAGCCAGTGTGAAAAACAGACAGATATAGGCTGATTAATCAGCCTGGACTGTAGAGCAGCATATAAATCCAGGCCTCTAACTGATCATGTTGAAAACACCCTAGTAAACTGCAGTAGCCTGTCTTTATTATTTAGTCATACTGCAACAGTTGCACACAGAAATGATGGTATTTGATTGTCGTTGACATGTGAATCTGCGTCAGAATTACCTGTTAAGTTACACCAGTCTTGGCATCTCTCAGCTAACTGCAAAAATATTGCTGCAGTTTATTATCTTACTAAATTATAAAGCTGCGaaacaattacttttatttatttataagttgaaaatgtaacattgtccagccagtgttatttttcattttattttttatttcagctttatttttatttattttagttcatcaagttaaactaaatgaaaatgagaaatgttttccTTGGTAACTAactgcaatatttttttataaatgttttgttttatttcagttaacttttttttttttttttttaatgttttagttaactatagtAACCCTGTATCCAACAAAAGTGTTGTTTACacgtgtattttttattttattttacaaaaaaattgatgaaaatgaaaatgattaaaaataaatagattgatttttgatcaaaattaacattagttatgtttttttttttttaacagattaACTAAATTTTGTCCTacacatttagaaaataaaaataaaaagatcatGTTTGCGTGAGAAAAGTCTGTAATGATTCAGATGGTATcaatttcagtttaagtttCAGAATTTTGACTTATGAATATAAAAGGAGGGATTTTCATGCCATTAATGTTATGGGAGTGCAATGTTTAATGCCTAATTGTTGCCTATTCTTTAGTTTTTGTACAccttttttattcactttaatTTGTTGTCATTTGATTGGCAGGCATTGTTTATGCTGTTCATCCTGGCCTACATCCACATTGCCTTCTCACGTTCTCCAATCAACTGCCTGGAGCATGTGCGGGAGAAATGGCCCCGTGACGGCATCCTGCGTGTGGAGATCCAGCGCAACTCCAGCCGTGCGCCCATCTTTCTGCAGTTCTCTGAGACGGAGGGAATCCAGGGCCTCGTGAAAGAACCAGAGGACGGAAGTGAAACCAGAGAGCCAATGGTGCCCACAGACACTGAAGAGGAGGAAGAGATGACCATGGAGATGTTTGACAACAGCACAGTAAGGGTGAGTTTATTACACAGCAACAGGAAAACAAGGATAGGGAAAAAATTGCtaattgttatttaattacTCGGACTCCTGTTGTCCCAAACACACATGCTGTTAACATGTCGAatcaatattaatttcttatacagttggggaaaaaattatttgattccCTGCTGTTTTTGTAcgtttgtaacttttttttttttttttttttaaagtgcgtttctctggatttttttgttgttgttctgtctctcactgttcaaataaacctaccattaaaattataggctgatcatttctttgtcagtgaaagtgacgtgacatgtggccaagtatggtgacccttACTCGgaatttaacccatccaaagtgcacacacacacagcagtgaacacacacacacccggagcagtgggcagcccagggagcagttgggggttcagtgccttgctcaagggcacctcagtcgtggtattgaagagtgctgtacattcactccccacACCTACAATTcttgccggacctgagactcgaactcgcaacctttagGTTGTATGAACTCATATAGAATTCATGTGAAAATAGTTGGATAGCATGCAGTTGCATCACTATTgtaatttctaatatttgttaatttaaataattgtaattgtattaattaaagtATTGTAACTATTTATACTAATAAAAATAGtctcttgtttttattgttattaatgctATTGTTTGATATAGAACTAATGAAAATGATAATGTTTGAATATATAATGAATGATGTGAAAAGATCAGAAGAGTGTGTTGCCCAAGAGTAAATcaatattaatttctaatttaattcaatatttgttaattgaaatactGTAATTGTACTGGTTCTAATAATATAGTATTATATACTgttactattactactactaagaagttattaatattgttattaactttttaaatatataaaatacgtAATATATAATAGaatttattatatatcaaattaaCTCAGTCTAATTTCAGTCTGGTCCTCATACAAGTTGTATGTTCTAATTGGTGCTTTTACAGTGTGtaatatctttatatatatatatatatatatatatatatatatatatataagttattTGAATATTCTtgatgatatttattttgtgtgtgggAGCTACTTGTCTAAATAGCATACTTTTTTGGAATGTCCTGGTGATCAGtaaataatgatataatattGATTCATTGTGAATTATTCCACTAAAATGATCGTTCTGACAGGCTGTGCCCTTTGTCTCTCTCACATGCAGTTTGAGCTCGACATCGAGCCACGTCTGAATCCGTCGATGAGTGGTGGTGTTCCTGGCTCCAGCCTGAATGAATCCCAGGATCTGTCCTTCAGCCAGGCCCCCTCTAAAGGTATGCAGCCGCTGAGGGAGACTGTCTCCGAGATTGAGATGCTAACTCGAGCAGGTAAACATCTCAAATATGCCCCACTCCGTAGCCATCTGgttctctcctcctcctcctcctgtgtgAATTTATTCCCTCTCCTCCCTCCATCCAGTGCCAACCTTCTTACTTCCTCTGCTCAGATTTCCTTTCTGTTCCCACATTCTTTTATTACCTTACCCTTCCCAGAGGCCACGTGTGCTGCATCACATGACTTCAGAAACGATCACAATGGCCTGTTGTAAGATAAGATGACTGAGGGTCCCATATACTGTAATTTGTTAGTTTAGATATAAAATCAGTTTCCAAATCTCACATCTGGATGCAAAtgagttatttaaaatatgtatgatgAGCAGAGCGTAATTTGCGGGATGGTTTCGGGGTGGCAGTCCCCCAAATTAAAGCTTGAAACCCAGAAGAAACAATTAATAGACATATATTATAGACATATAATAAACAATTGATTttgcatattaaataaaaagaaaaattaaagacaacagagatgtttttttaattaatacagaaaaaatagTAACATTGTTGTGAATTAACccctttttagaaaaatagTAGAATTTCTAAATTCAATGAAAagttgggtaacactttattttaaggtgtccataatacagagtaattacctagttaagtacttagtagtagccattgtacttacatcagtaaaatgtacttaccatgtaactaagttatggaacatcctgtacttacagtttgtaattatgtagatgtaataggcagctactgttacacatatgtaacagaccgagtctgttacacaactacttatgtaaccaaaagattgttacataatgtgttgcagactttatacaacgtaattataaatgtaagtgcacagacataagctacttaaaattaagtgtattaagattgtacttaagtgtacttcatttgtatctatactgtacaccttatccagctgcaccttagtttgatttaacccaccagtacacagcttgaatacatgtaatacatttctaattacataatattacacgggcataagctacttaaaataaaatgtataaagattgtacttaagtgtacaagtagctgtgtaacagactcggcctgttacatatgtgtaacagtagctgcctattacatctacataattacaaactgcaattacaggctgttccataacttggTTACAtggtaaatacattttgtttcatgtaagtacaatggctactactaagtacttaattaggtaattaatctgtattatgacaccttaaaataaagtgttaccaaaagttGTCAACATTtatctgtttgtgtttgtttgtgtgtagtGTGGCCCCAAGAAGAGTATATTGTTGAATATTCCTTGGAATATGGTTTCCTACGGCTGTCCCAGGCCACACGGCAGCGACTAAACATCCCTGTTATGGTGGTGACCCTGGGTGAGTACGTCACACTCTCTAGGATATCAACAGAAAATCTAGCAAAACCCACAAAAGAGTAGAATGTTCTATTATTGcactattattgtaatattcCTGTAAATAattaccccaaaattaaaactgTCAGTGTTTACTGATCTTCATGCTTTTTCAATCCCCTATAacttacagtatctcacagaagtgagtacacccctcacatttttgtaaatattttattatatcttttcatgtgacaacactgaagaaatgacactttgctacaatgtaaagtagtgagtgtacagcttgtataacactGTAAATTTGTTGTCCCcttaaaataactcaacacacagccattaatgtctaaaccgctggccacaaaagtgagtacacccctaagtgaaaatgtccaaattgggcccaattagccattttctctccccggtgtcatgtgacttgttagtgttacaaggtctcaggtgtgaatggggagcaggtgtgttaaatttggtgttatcgctctcactctctcatactggtcactggaagttcaacatggcacctcatggcaaagaactctgaCGATctgaaaaaagaattgttgctctacataaagatggcgtaggctataagaagatttccaagaccctgaaactgagctgcagcacggtggacaagaccatacagcggtttaacaggacaggttccactcagaacaggccttgccatggtcgaccaaagaagttgagtgcacgtgctcagcgtcatatccagaggttgtgtttgggaaatagatgtatgagtgctgccagcattgctgcagaggttgaagaggtggggggtcagcctgtcagtgctcagaccatacgccgcacactgcatcaaattggtctgcatggctgtcgtcccagaaggaagcctcttctaaagatgatgcacaagaaagcccgcaaacagtttgctgaagacaagcagactaaggacatggaatATTGGAGCCATGTCCTGttgtctgatgagaccaagataaacttatttggttcagatggtgtcaagcgtgtgtggcggcaaccaggtgaggagtacaaagacaagtgtgtttTGCCTACAGttaagcatggtggtgggagtgtcatggtctggggctgcatgagcgctgcaggcactggggagctacagttcattgagggaaccatgaacgccaacatgtactgtgacatactgaagcagagcatgatcccctcccttcagagactgggccgcagggcagtattccaacatgataacgaccccaaacacacctccaagacgatcACTGGcctgctaaagaagctgagggtaaaggtcatggactggccaagcatgtctccagaactaaaccctattgagcatctgtggggcttcctcaaacggaaggttttcaccagctccgtgatgtcgtcatgtaggagtggaagaggactccagtggcaacctgtgaagctctggtgaactccatgcccaaaaggttaaggcagtgctggaaaataatggtggccccacaaaatattgacactttgggcccaatttggacattttcacttaggggtgtactcacttttgtggccagtggtttagacattaatggctgtgtgttgagttattttgaagggacagcaaatttacactgttatacaagctgtacactcactactttacattgtagcaaagtgtcatttcttcagtgttgtcacatgaaaagatataataaaatatttacaaaaatgtgaagggtgtactcacttctgtgagatactgtatataaccTATGCCTTTGTATAATAAACAGACTAAAATTGAAGTtgtatggtttttttttttttggttttttttggggttttttttttaatgcacctGGTCCTCATTCACTAATAGAATTTAAGAGATACAGTAAGTCACCTTTTGTGTTGCATGGAGGAAAGTGTGATGAATCATGAATCGTGATCATGGTTTCTGCTTCTCTCAATTTATTAAGCATAATAATTTCCGATATTCGCCCACTGGTAAATTATCCTGAAAAcatgtcattttaatttggCAGTAGTGCTACATAGCAAGCGTCCAGAAGCATTCATGTTTGGGGTTGCCAAATATCAAACATTTAAATCCCCCAATAAGAGTTTTTCTCTTAAATggatacatttaatatatatatgtaagttTAACGATCGCGATCTCTCTCTATTGGTATATTGTGCTCAAATTGAAGTCTAATACAGCCAGCCTGTTTTCTTTCACACGGCCGTTTGCTGCGACTAAATCTGGGAGCAAACCAGGCGAGTTGACATTCTCTTGATTTGTGCTTATGTGAAAGTGCTGTGCTGTAATTctcataaaatgcaaaaataataataaatgtattgacaATTATTTTGGAGGTCTATAATGACATGAgtgtgttaaatatttttggtgAGCTCTTTCTACAAGGCCAATAGACGtcataccttttttttttttttttttttttttttaaagggaaagAATAAAGTTGTACTTAATCTCTCTCCACCTGTCTGCAGACCCCATGAAGGATCAGTGCTTTGGGGATGGTTTCAGTCGCTTCCTCTTGGATGAATGCCTGGGTTATGATGATATCCTGATGTCCAGTGTGAAGGCTTTAGCAGAGAACGAGGAAAACAAAGGTAAATTAGATGTCCCCACTTAAGAAAGCTGATTCCTTGGTGATGCCGTAACTATGAAGTGagtgtgattttgttttttttgtttttttttagggttTCTGAGGAACGTGGTTTCTGGAGAACACTACCGTTTTGTCAGTATGTGGATGGCTCGTACCTCCTACCTAGCAGCCTTTGTAATCATGGTTATCTTTGTAAGTACTTTCTCTACCGAAGCAGCCCTTACACAACAGTTGCTTGTCAGTGATTGGATTATATGTGATGTCAGTTTGAGCATTTAGGTAATTAGTTGACCCAGAAatctaaattaatcatttagtCATTCCCATGACTTTTATAAATGGAACACATGGTAAAAATTTTactaattacaatgaatggtgactagagctttcaagcttgaaaaataaaataaaaattgtttaaaatcagCTGAAATTATTCCAAATGTGGCTTATGCACTGATTTCTGAATCTCCTAAGTCATATGATAGATTTGGGTAAAAAACAGACTGAAATGAAAGTCATCAGTTACTAATAATCTTCCCCTTCAGTGAGGTGTTAACAGCTGAATTTCAGAAGCTCTGATTTTGTAAACGTCATTCAGATTGTTTTGGCGAGCTGGatgaactgattcactgaaaagatcTGACTTAAAAGAATGATCCATTTACAAACTTGCAGTAAATAATGACTTCAACTTTATtctgtttgtctgtgttttgtaACTTGGTTATCATTCacatacattatattaaaaagtgACCAGAATATTCTTCAGAAATTTACCTTTTGGGTTTCATTGAAGGAAGATACTCATACAAGTGAGGAAATGATTCACTTGCTGAATCAAGTCACTTGCTGAATCAAATGGAAACTTagtcactttttattttctctctcagactctgtctgtgtccaTGCTACTGCGGTACTCGCACCaccagatttttgtttttataggtAAGTTCCCATCACAGCCTCTTTGGTCTTCATCAgtggaaaaaacatttattatgttcCATGATCAAGTCTCTAATACAGTCTAAAGCTATTGTTTTTAACAAGACTATCTCTCTGCTGTTCGGTTTTTCTCAGTGGACCTTCTCCAGATGTTGGAGATGAATATGACAATTGCCTTCCCTGCCGCCCCTCTCCTCACTGTCATCCTGGCTCTTGTGGGTAGGTACAGCTCACTGCTGGGGTTTGGAGAGACATTCTCATATTCATGCGTGTCTCCCATCAACTCCATGcctgatattttattttgttgactTCATCACATAAAAATTTCTTAAGACATTTTATGAAAGTCGTTTGACTGCAAAATACCCTCTTTTTGATCCTTTCTGCAGGGATGGAGGCCATCATGTCTGAGTTTTTCAATGACACAACCACTGCCTTCTATATCATCCTCATTGTTTGGTTAGCAGACCAATATGATGCCATCTGCTGCCACACCAATACGAGCAAACGCCACTGGCTCAGGTATGTTTTCAGGTAACGGGTAAATGCCAATGGCTCAGATGTCTTACCAGACTCCTCTActgctgttttctatttatatttacatttatgcatttattatttttaaaaatctttttccAGTAGTCATTCAGCTTAGCAACACTTCATCACCTTCTACTGAAATCAATTTTGAGTTCCCAGGAGTGATATTTGTGTGGCGTACTGAAATATTGAATCACTCAATGGCTACGTTTACATGCAACAAAATAATCTGTTAGTAATTGGATTGACGGCTCAATCAGACTGAAAAgccttcatgtaaacaccttaatcgatCCGATTGAGCTCAATCTGAATAAAATTTCAATTGGATTGAAAGGGGTGATTTATTCCTTTTCTAATATGAACGAGAGTGCATGTAAACCCTTGATCGAATtgaaaactgaaactgaaaggACTGCACATTTGCATTGACGTAGAAATAGTGTAATGACGTATAATGCGTGGAACGAGCTGTTCTTCCCGTTGAATAAAGTGTTGTATAAATTAGTGTCCTGTCATTATAAAACTTTCCTTTTACTCAGCGTCTATAAAGTAGAGCAGGACAATGTCCCACCAGTCCTTGTTTTGGATTC
The Onychostoma macrolepis isolate SWU-2019 chromosome 11, ASM1243209v1, whole genome shotgun sequence genome window above contains:
- the tmem259 gene encoding membralin isoform X2 — encoded protein: MSDNQGNVNNNVPLNNNNNGGPNRIRNPAMNQNPLINVRDRLFHALFFKMAVTYARLFPPSFRRIFEFLVLLKALFMLFILAYIHIAFSRSPINCLEHVREKWPRDGILRVEIQRNSSRAPIFLQFSETEGIQGLVKEPEDGSETREPMVPTDTEEEEEMTMEMFDNSTVRFELDIEPRLNPSMSGGVPGSSLNESQDLSFSQAPSKVWPQEEYIVEYSLEYGFLRLSQATRQRLNIPVMVVTLDPMKDQCFGDGFSRFLLDECLGYDDILMSSVKALAENEENKGFLRNVVSGEHYRFVSMWMARTSYLAAFVIMVIFTLSVSMLLRYSHHQIFVFIVDLLQMLEMNMTIAFPAAPLLTVILALVGMEAIMSEFFNDTTTAFYIILIVWLADQYDAICCHTNTSKRHWLRFFYLYHFAFYAYHYRFNGQYSSLALVTSWLFIQHSMIYFFHHYELPAILQQIRIQEMLLQNQQVGQGNQTALQDNLNNNTSSAAPAGQANAAANANTNGQDRQASQDQPQLETHNGLVVNTALPGEPLNSDLDWMAEIAIGPDVLSVPHLGDSLLEPGRIQEPALLGAGVTELRASSTAGENQVGNISAASAPLARGCAQGLGPPGGGGGQTESETSSPMTSHTDCRVAETLKGDTDWDDNTENKSESSDSHSAPA
- the tmem259 gene encoding membralin isoform X1, producing the protein MSDNQGNVNNNVPLNNNNNGGPNRIRNPAMNQNPLINVRDRLFHALFFKMAVTYARLFPPSFRRIFEFLVLLKALFMLFILAYIHIAFSRSPINCLEHVREKWPRDGILRVEIQRNSSRAPIFLQFSETEGIQGLVKEPEDGSETREPMVPTDTEEEEEMTMEMFDNSTVRFELDIEPRLNPSMSGGVPGSSLNESQDLSFSQAPSKGMQPLRETVSEIEMLTRAVWPQEEYIVEYSLEYGFLRLSQATRQRLNIPVMVVTLDPMKDQCFGDGFSRFLLDECLGYDDILMSSVKALAENEENKGFLRNVVSGEHYRFVSMWMARTSYLAAFVIMVIFTLSVSMLLRYSHHQIFVFIVDLLQMLEMNMTIAFPAAPLLTVILALVGMEAIMSEFFNDTTTAFYIILIVWLADQYDAICCHTNTSKRHWLRFFYLYHFAFYAYHYRFNGQYSSLALVTSWLFIQHSMIYFFHHYELPAILQQIRIQEMLLQNQQVGQGNQTALQDNLNNNTSSAAPAGQANAAANANTNGQDRQASQDQPQLETHNGLVVNTALPGEPLNSDLDWMAEIAIGPDVLSVPHLGDSLLEPGRIQEPALLGAGVTELRASSTAGENQVGNISAASAPLARGCAQGLGPPGGGGGQTESETSSPMTSHTDCRVAETLKGDTDWDDNTENKSESSDSHSAPA